Proteins encoded in a region of the Acidobacteriota bacterium genome:
- the folP gene encoding dihydropteroate synthase, which translates to MQHARNSLLTVRRSCRRFPSRLPRRNFDLPLPGGHILRLGERTLVMAIINVTPDSFSDGGLRGNPAVAVTDALRLVDEGADLLDIGGESTRPGAEPLDVEEEWRRVGPVLKGLRGRTAVPISIDTYKAEIARRAIDAGATIVNDISAFLYDPALAGVVADTGVAAILMHNRGRSAAMYQQAQYADVVAEVRAELEDRVNVAVAAGVRRSQLLIDPGFGFAKQPEHTMAMLAGLPALTDLGCPIVSGPSRKSFLKSAIGERPPEGRVWGTAAAVAASIWLGAHIVRVHDVAAMVDVARVTDALVRAGAR; encoded by the coding sequence ATGCAACACGCTCGGAACAGTCTTCTGACCGTCCGCCGATCGTGCCGCCGATTCCCAAGCCGATTGCCCAGGCGTAACTTCGACCTGCCGCTGCCAGGCGGGCACATCCTCAGGCTCGGCGAGCGCACGCTCGTCATGGCCATCATCAACGTCACACCCGACTCGTTTTCGGACGGCGGCCTGCGGGGTAACCCCGCGGTCGCCGTCACCGATGCGCTGCGCCTGGTTGACGAGGGCGCCGACCTGCTCGACATCGGCGGAGAGTCCACACGTCCGGGAGCCGAACCGCTGGACGTCGAAGAGGAATGGCGCCGCGTCGGGCCCGTGCTCAAAGGGCTGCGCGGCCGCACCGCAGTCCCCATCTCCATCGACACCTACAAAGCCGAGATTGCGAGGCGCGCCATCGATGCAGGCGCCACCATCGTCAACGACATCAGCGCGTTTTTGTACGACCCCGCGTTGGCGGGTGTGGTGGCAGACACCGGCGTCGCGGCCATTCTCATGCACAATCGAGGGCGGTCGGCCGCGATGTACCAGCAAGCGCAGTATGCCGACGTGGTGGCCGAGGTTCGCGCCGAGCTCGAGGATCGGGTCAACGTGGCGGTCGCTGCCGGTGTGCGAAGGAGCCAACTGCTGATTGACCCGGGCTTTGGTTTCGCGAAGCAGCCCGAGCACACGATGGCCATGTTGGCGGGCCTGCCCGCGCTGACTGACCTCGGCTGCCCTATCGTGTCGGGGCCGTCGCGCAAGTCGTTCCTGAAGTCTGCGATTGGAGAGCGCCCGCCCGAGGGGCGCGTGTGGGGCACCGCGGCTGCAGTGGCCGCATCAATCTGGCTGGGCGCGCACATCGTGCGCGTGCACGACGTGGCGGCCATGGTGGATGTGGCGCGGGTGACCGACGCCCTCGTTCGCGCCGGCGCGCGGTAG
- the ftsH gene encoding ATP-dependent zinc metalloprotease FtsH gives MNSTMRGFLFWTSMFVLAVLVWQVTANFGQSETTISTTEFMDRLSKNQFSKIEATGSPSGTELRGFPLADDTPGKIVRSYLPEGFPNFYDDVKKLNVELVGKKETGNTWANFLFLWAPILLMVGFWVFMTRQMQSGGNKAMSFGKSRAKLSSSTQKKVTFKEVAGADEAKEELQEIIEFLREPQKFQKLGGRIPKGVLLMGSPGTGKTLMARAVAGEANVPFFSISGSDFVEMFVGVGASRVRDLFEQGKKNAPCIVFIDEIDAVGRHRGAGLGGGHDEREQTLNQLLVEMDGFESNEGVILIAATNRPDVLDPALLRPGRFDRRIVVSRPDVKGREGILQVHTKKIPLSDDVDINVIARGTAGFCGADLANLVNEAALNAARYNQKVVRMNDFEHAKDKVMMGAERRSMIITEEEKRITAVHEAGHALLAVLLPHADPIHKVTIIPRGMALGLTMQLPTDEKHNYSRDYLMDQMAILMGGRIAEEITNGGLTTGAGNDLERATELSRRMVCEWGMSDEMGPLTFGKREEQVFLGREISRPQEYSQETANRIDSEVTRFVLTNYDRARTILTENKSALLKIADELLAREVLDADQVIRLAKGIDLDEARPTPPVPAGDATRSEQSSDRPPIVPPIPKPIAQA, from the coding sequence ATGAATTCGACGATGAGAGGGTTTCTCTTTTGGACGAGCATGTTTGTGCTCGCGGTGCTCGTGTGGCAGGTCACTGCCAACTTCGGGCAGAGCGAGACAACCATCAGCACCACAGAGTTCATGGACCGCCTCAGCAAGAATCAGTTCAGCAAGATTGAAGCGACGGGCAGCCCGAGTGGCACCGAACTTCGCGGATTTCCGCTGGCCGACGACACGCCCGGCAAAATCGTGCGCTCGTATCTGCCCGAAGGGTTCCCGAACTTCTACGACGACGTCAAGAAGTTGAACGTCGAGCTCGTGGGCAAGAAGGAAACCGGAAACACCTGGGCCAACTTCCTGTTCCTGTGGGCCCCGATTCTTTTGATGGTCGGCTTCTGGGTCTTCATGACCCGGCAGATGCAGAGTGGCGGCAACAAGGCCATGTCGTTCGGCAAGAGCCGCGCGAAACTCTCATCGTCCACCCAGAAGAAAGTCACGTTCAAGGAAGTGGCCGGGGCCGATGAGGCCAAGGAAGAGCTGCAGGAGATCATCGAGTTCCTGCGCGAGCCACAGAAGTTCCAGAAGCTCGGCGGCCGCATCCCGAAGGGTGTGCTCCTCATGGGGTCGCCTGGCACGGGCAAAACGCTGATGGCGCGCGCGGTGGCCGGCGAGGCCAACGTGCCGTTCTTCTCGATCAGCGGTTCCGACTTTGTCGAGATGTTCGTCGGCGTCGGCGCGTCGCGCGTGCGCGACCTGTTTGAACAGGGCAAAAAGAACGCGCCGTGCATCGTGTTCATCGACGAAATTGATGCCGTGGGCCGTCACCGCGGCGCCGGCCTTGGCGGCGGTCACGACGAACGCGAACAGACACTCAACCAGTTGCTGGTGGAAATGGACGGCTTCGAGTCCAACGAAGGCGTCATCCTCATCGCCGCCACCAACCGTCCCGACGTGCTCGATCCCGCGCTCTTGCGTCCCGGTCGTTTCGACCGCCGCATCGTGGTGAGCCGCCCCGACGTGAAGGGCCGTGAAGGCATCCTCCAGGTGCACACCAAGAAGATCCCGCTGTCCGACGACGTGGACATCAACGTGATCGCGCGTGGCACGGCGGGGTTCTGTGGCGCCGACCTGGCCAACCTGGTGAACGAAGCGGCCCTCAACGCGGCGCGCTACAACCAGAAGGTCGTTCGGATGAACGACTTCGAGCACGCCAAAGACAAAGTGATGATGGGCGCCGAGCGGCGCTCGATGATCATCACCGAAGAAGAGAAGCGCATCACGGCCGTGCACGAAGCCGGCCACGCGCTGCTGGCCGTGCTGCTGCCGCACGCCGACCCCATCCACAAGGTCACCATCATTCCTCGTGGCATGGCGCTTGGCCTGACGATGCAGTTGCCGACCGACGAGAAGCACAACTACTCGCGTGATTACCTGATGGACCAGATGGCCATCCTGATGGGCGGCCGCATCGCGGAGGAAATCACCAACGGCGGCCTGACTACCGGGGCCGGCAACGACCTGGAACGCGCCACCGAATTGTCGCGCCGGATGGTGTGCGAGTGGGGCATGAGCGATGAGATGGGCCCGCTCACGTTCGGCAAACGCGAAGAGCAGGTGTTCCTGGGCCGCGAGATTTCCCGGCCGCAGGAGTACAGCCAGGAAACGGCGAACCGCATTGACTCGGAAGTGACGCGTTTCGTGCTCACCAATTACGACCGCGCGCGAACGATACTCACCGAGAACAAGTCGGCCTTGCTCAAGATCGCGGACGAACTGCTGGCCCGCGAAGTGCTCGACGCCGACCAGGTGATTCGCCTGGCCAAGGGGATCGATCTGGATGAAGCCAGGCCGACGCCGCCCGTGCCCGCTGGTGATGCAACACGCTCGGAACAGTCTTCTGACCGTCCGCCGATCGTGCCGCCGATTCCCAAGCCGATTGCCCAGGCGTAA
- a CDS encoding TIGR00159 family protein encodes MDQLLALLQRPTVNWWDVVDILVVSILIYESLKLIRGTRAAQMALGSAFVLILFYVSRRFPLQTVNWLIRNVFVYAGFAAIVLFQSDIRRALSHLGRSPFFRYFAGSKQADETIEEVMTAAGLLAQHKTGALIVLEREIGLRNYVESGIPLDAAVSYDLITTVFQPGAPMHDGALIITEDRVAAAACFLPLTVSSKFDRDLGTRHRAAIGVTEESDAIAVVISEERGEISLAYDGQIERALTPERLRIRLNELVLHRRGNRLGSGMAEAMGKGPVA; translated from the coding sequence ATGGACCAGCTTCTTGCCCTCCTGCAGCGGCCCACGGTGAACTGGTGGGATGTCGTGGACATCCTGGTTGTCTCGATCCTGATCTACGAGAGCCTGAAGCTCATTCGCGGTACGCGAGCCGCGCAGATGGCGTTGGGATCGGCGTTTGTCCTGATTCTGTTTTATGTCTCGCGGCGGTTCCCGCTGCAGACCGTGAACTGGCTCATCCGCAACGTCTTTGTGTATGCCGGCTTTGCGGCCATTGTGTTGTTCCAGTCAGACATTCGGCGTGCGTTGTCGCACCTGGGGCGATCGCCGTTTTTCCGGTACTTCGCGGGATCAAAACAGGCGGACGAGACGATTGAGGAAGTGATGACGGCGGCGGGCCTGCTGGCGCAGCACAAAACCGGCGCTCTGATTGTGCTCGAGCGTGAGATTGGCTTGCGCAACTATGTGGAGAGCGGGATTCCGCTGGATGCGGCCGTCAGCTACGACCTGATCACCACGGTGTTCCAGCCGGGCGCGCCGATGCACGATGGCGCGCTCATCATCACGGAAGATCGCGTGGCCGCGGCCGCGTGTTTTCTGCCGCTCACGGTCAGCTCGAAGTTCGACCGCGATCTTGGAACGCGGCATCGCGCGGCTATCGGAGTGACCGAAGAATCAGACGCGATCGCCGTCGTGATCTCGGAGGAACGCGGCGAAATTTCGCTTGCCTACGACGGCCAGATCGAGCGGGCGTTGACGCCCGAGCGCTTGCGCATCCGTCTCAACGAACTGGTGCTGCATAGACGAGGCAACCGGCTTGGATCGGGCATGGCAGAGGCGATGGGGAAAGGGCCGGTGGCGTGA
- the queA gene encoding tRNA preQ1(34) S-adenosylmethionine ribosyltransferase-isomerase QueA, whose protein sequence is MRVSDFDFDLPERLIAQHPRARGESRLLVVDRAAGTWHESRVADLPRWLKAGDLLVANDSRVFPARLLGRRVPGGGRAECLLLERENDLGENDLRGRFGANAHETTSEVVFGGVVFEVWSALVKPGPKLLVGARIDFTDPARAPGVSLTGTIEAIDDTGRRRVRLVAEGASVADAIDRLGHIPLPPYIRRPDTDDDRARYQTMFSREPGSIAAPTAGLHFDEGLIAALQDAGVSKTTVTLHVGYGTFKPVTVEDTADHRVDAERYEVTAATAEAITRARAAGGRLVAVGTTTTRALESAARETGAVTAGSGRTELVITPGYEFRAIDALLTNFHLPQSSLLMLVAAFTGRDLLLAAYRDAVARDFAFYSYGDAMLIV, encoded by the coding sequence GTGCGCGTCAGCGACTTTGATTTTGATCTCCCCGAACGCCTGATCGCGCAGCACCCGCGCGCGCGTGGTGAGTCGCGGCTGCTTGTGGTCGATCGAGCGGCCGGCACGTGGCATGAGTCCCGCGTTGCCGATCTGCCGCGGTGGTTGAAGGCCGGTGACTTGCTGGTGGCCAACGACTCGCGCGTGTTTCCCGCGCGGCTGCTGGGCCGCCGTGTGCCGGGCGGCGGCCGGGCCGAATGTTTGCTGCTGGAGCGCGAAAACGACCTCGGCGAAAACGACCTCAGAGGTCGTTTCGGCGCCAATGCCCACGAAACGACCTCTGAGGTCGTTTTCGGAGGGGTCGTTTTCGAAGTTTGGTCCGCCCTCGTCAAACCCGGCCCGAAATTGCTGGTCGGCGCGCGGATCGACTTCACCGACCCCGCCCGCGCTCCCGGCGTCTCTCTGACCGGCACAATCGAAGCGATCGATGATACCGGCCGCAGGCGCGTGCGCCTCGTCGCCGAGGGCGCATCCGTCGCCGACGCCATCGACCGGCTCGGCCACATCCCGTTGCCGCCCTACATCCGCCGCCCGGATACCGACGACGACCGCGCGCGGTACCAGACGATGTTCTCTCGCGAGCCCGGGTCGATTGCCGCACCTACGGCTGGGCTGCACTTCGATGAGGGCCTCATCGCGGCTTTGCAGGACGCAGGCGTCAGCAAGACGACAGTCACGCTCCATGTCGGCTACGGCACGTTCAAGCCCGTCACGGTGGAAGACACGGCCGATCACCGGGTGGACGCCGAGCGGTATGAAGTGACCGCGGCAACAGCGGAGGCGATCACCCGGGCCAGGGCGGCCGGCGGGCGACTTGTGGCCGTCGGCACCACCACCACACGGGCGCTGGAGTCTGCGGCTCGCGAGACCGGCGCTGTCACCGCCGGATCGGGCCGGACTGAATTGGTCATTACGCCCGGGTATGAGTTCCGGGCCATCGACGCCCTCCTGACCAATTTCCACCTCCCACAGTCGTCCCTGCTGATGCTTGTGGCCGCGTTCACGGGCCGAGACCTCCTTCTGGCCGCGTATCGCGACGCCGTGGCCCGCGACTTTGCCTTCTACAGCTATGGCGACGCGATGCTGATCGTCTAG
- a CDS encoding ABC transporter permease — protein sequence MIGLQALPAVLATEYMKLRRTLALRMTVLPLVVVFLYFLLGIMGTSSLVRQNPDVWDSIGRNSISLWTMLMLPLFITLETSLLAGLEHTDRNWKYLMTMPVPRWTVYVSKFIVTLTLVAIAHVVLFAGTMVSGLLLRQFAPDLKIVALPMGVVAWPLLKITAAALMAVAIQHWVSLRWPSFIAAMGFGMCAMVVGFMAVNSPEYGPWFPWSLTLHTLRPLPGAVIHPAVFSAIGAAAITAFGAWQFARRDVA from the coding sequence ATGATCGGCCTCCAGGCGCTTCCCGCCGTGCTCGCAACTGAGTACATGAAACTGCGGCGCACGTTGGCGCTCCGCATGACCGTGCTGCCGCTGGTGGTGGTCTTCCTCTACTTTCTGCTCGGGATCATGGGCACCTCATCCCTCGTCCGCCAGAATCCCGATGTGTGGGACAGCATTGGCAGGAACAGCATCTCGCTGTGGACGATGCTGATGCTGCCGCTGTTCATTACGCTCGAGACCTCGCTGCTCGCGGGCCTGGAACACACCGATCGCAACTGGAAGTACCTGATGACGATGCCGGTGCCGCGATGGACGGTGTACGTCAGCAAATTCATCGTCACCCTGACACTGGTCGCGATCGCGCACGTCGTGCTCTTCGCCGGCACCATGGTCAGCGGACTGTTGCTCAGGCAGTTTGCTCCAGACCTCAAGATCGTGGCGTTACCGATGGGAGTGGTCGCGTGGCCCCTCCTCAAGATCACCGCTGCAGCCCTGATGGCGGTGGCCATCCAGCATTGGGTGAGCCTGCGATGGCCTTCATTCATCGCCGCGATGGGGTTCGGCATGTGCGCCATGGTCGTCGGCTTCATGGCGGTCAACTCACCGGAATACGGACCCTGGTTTCCGTGGTCGCTCACCCTGCATACGCTGCGACCGCTGCCTGGCGCCGTGATCCACCCGGCCGTGTTCAGCGCCATCGGTGCCGCCGCGATTACCGCGTTCGGCGCGTGGCAATTTGCGCGGCGGGATGTAGCGTAG
- a CDS encoding sigma-70 family RNA polymerase sigma factor, whose product MLAEEDVLRVYRETIRPLYAYVSRRVGGDRSLAEDLVQETWMRALDSWPASGLPDDPMAWLVRVAHNTLVSHFRRRRPVSIDPALIEIEDERFSPAAPDSAAVIGWGLAQLRRGHADVLEAFYFDGKSVREIATAHSTSERAIEGRLRRARAKLKTHLDRILRRD is encoded by the coding sequence GTGCTGGCTGAAGAGGACGTGCTTCGCGTCTACCGTGAGACCATCCGGCCGCTGTACGCCTACGTATCGCGCCGAGTGGGTGGCGATCGCAGCCTGGCCGAAGACCTGGTGCAGGAAACATGGATGCGGGCGCTCGACAGCTGGCCCGCCAGTGGACTGCCTGACGATCCGATGGCGTGGCTGGTCCGCGTCGCCCATAACACCCTGGTCAGCCACTTCCGTCGCCGGCGGCCCGTGTCCATTGATCCCGCGCTGATCGAAATTGAGGACGAGCGGTTCTCGCCCGCTGCCCCGGATTCAGCGGCGGTGATTGGCTGGGGCCTGGCCCAGTTGCGGCGCGGACACGCGGATGTCCTTGAAGCGTTTTACTTCGACGGCAAGTCCGTGCGCGAAATCGCCACAGCGCACTCGACGTCCGAGCGCGCGATCGAAGGCCGGCTTCGACGTGCCCGGGCCAAACTGAAAACACACCTCGACCGGATCCTGCGGAGGGACTGA
- the tilS gene encoding tRNA lysidine(34) synthetase TilS produces MSTIDRASLRSLSGHRVAAAVSGGADSVAMALWLRAHSGQPPHHSTLAGLIHVNHHLRGAESDRDEAFCRALADRLGVPIDVVDAPIVPRAARSPEAAARACRYRAFAAAAARLGATRVVTAHTADDQAETVLLRLLRGTGSRGLSGIRAERGLYVRPLLACRRRDVRAWLEARGESCCEDSSNADRSIARNRVRHDLLPVIEQMAPGGVAALARAAALAEDDEQALQALAIEAVPAVVLQVDAHGADLERDRLVALPPAIARRVLRHVLERLVPRAPWRADHFEAVRRLAARSAGGGSLDLPAVRVERVSNILRVRVGSAVTVPPFAYVLAADEEVAVSEAGFRVLAETAAFPAPGASQGGDQAYSVVVPLAAFPLTVRNRRPGDRVALSGGARKVQDLMVDAKIPRSERDRVPLVVAADGQILWMPGRSAVGLPNAGLNAVDMVTLRFRKLERT; encoded by the coding sequence ATGTCCACGATTGACCGCGCCTCGCTTCGATCGTTGTCGGGCCACCGCGTGGCCGCGGCCGTGTCGGGTGGCGCCGATTCGGTGGCCATGGCGCTGTGGCTGCGCGCGCACTCTGGCCAGCCGCCGCACCACTCCACGCTTGCGGGTCTCATCCACGTGAATCACCATCTGCGCGGCGCGGAGTCGGACCGCGATGAGGCCTTCTGCCGTGCGTTGGCCGACCGGCTTGGTGTGCCGATCGATGTGGTGGATGCACCTATTGTCCCGCGCGCCGCTCGGTCACCCGAAGCGGCCGCCCGCGCGTGCCGGTATCGTGCCTTCGCTGCAGCCGCCGCTCGCCTGGGCGCCACGCGCGTCGTGACTGCCCACACGGCGGACGATCAGGCCGAAACGGTGCTCCTGCGCCTGCTTCGCGGCACCGGAAGCCGCGGGCTCTCAGGCATTCGAGCGGAACGTGGCCTGTATGTTCGTCCGCTTCTGGCGTGTCGTCGCCGCGATGTGCGAGCGTGGCTCGAGGCGCGTGGCGAGAGCTGTTGCGAGGACTCCTCAAATGCGGACCGCTCGATCGCCCGCAACCGTGTACGCCACGACCTGCTTCCTGTGATCGAACAGATGGCCCCAGGCGGAGTGGCCGCGCTTGCCCGCGCCGCGGCGCTCGCCGAAGACGACGAGCAGGCGCTGCAGGCGCTCGCTATCGAAGCCGTCCCCGCTGTCGTCTTACAAGTAGACGCGCACGGCGCGGACCTGGAACGGGACCGGCTGGTGGCACTTCCGCCGGCCATCGCGCGGCGCGTGTTGCGGCACGTCCTGGAGCGGCTGGTGCCCCGCGCGCCGTGGCGCGCCGACCATTTTGAGGCGGTGCGGCGGCTGGCGGCCCGAAGTGCCGGGGGCGGCTCGCTCGATTTGCCGGCCGTCCGGGTCGAGCGGGTGTCTAACATCTTGAGGGTGCGGGTCGGCTCCGCGGTCACCGTGCCTCCCTTCGCCTACGTGCTGGCCGCGGATGAAGAAGTGGCTGTTTCCGAAGCCGGCTTCCGGGTCTTAGCCGAAACAGCGGCGTTTCCCGCGCCTGGTGCATCGCAAGGCGGCGACCAGGCGTATTCAGTGGTAGTGCCGCTGGCCGCTTTTCCGCTCACCGTGCGGAACCGACGCCCCGGGGATCGCGTCGCACTAAGTGGGGGCGCTCGGAAGGTGCAGGATCTTATGGTGGATGCGAAGATCCCGCGCTCGGAACGGGACCGTGTGCCGCTCGTAGTGGCGGCAGACGGTCAGATTTTGTGGATGCCAGGCCGCTCGGCGGTGGGGCTACCCAATGCCGGACTCAATGCAGTTGACATGGTAACCTTGAGGTTCAGAAAGCTGGAACGCACATGA
- a CDS encoding SRPBCC family protein: MFKRVFVGFAVLVGLVGLMAVVGWMLPVGHTASRSAVIDALPARVFGAVTQVDQYPSWRTGVTAVEILPDDGRGRRFREDGSNGPIIFRIESSVSPSRFLTRIDDPEQPFGGTWTYDLAAEGGGTRLTITEDGEVYNPIFRFLARYVFSQTATMEQYLADVQKHVSAR, translated from the coding sequence GTGTTCAAACGGGTCTTCGTGGGATTCGCCGTCCTCGTCGGGCTGGTCGGGCTGATGGCCGTCGTCGGTTGGATGCTTCCCGTCGGCCACACCGCCTCTCGAAGTGCCGTGATCGACGCACTGCCCGCTCGCGTCTTCGGCGCCGTGACCCAGGTGGATCAATACCCGTCCTGGCGCACCGGCGTGACCGCGGTCGAAATCCTGCCCGACGATGGTCGCGGCAGACGGTTTCGGGAAGACGGCAGCAATGGCCCGATCATCTTCAGGATCGAATCGTCAGTCTCGCCGTCTCGGTTCCTCACTCGGATTGATGACCCGGAGCAACCCTTCGGCGGCACGTGGACGTACGACCTTGCTGCGGAAGGCGGCGGCACGCGCCTGACGATTACGGAAGACGGCGAGGTCTACAACCCGATCTTCCGTTTCCTTGCGCGCTACGTCTTCTCGCAGACCGCGACGATGGAGCAGTACCTGGCCGACGTGCAGAAACACGTGTCGGCGCGCTGA
- a CDS encoding YtxH domain-containing protein yields MKTFENDSNGGGFVMGLLCGAAVGAAVGMLLAPKAGAELRQQIYDSTGRLRRSATDGYETVSHAVDDLVERGKKATQRGVETYENVRQTAVDATNAAAKAVNERM; encoded by the coding sequence ATGAAGACTTTTGAAAATGACAGCAACGGTGGCGGCTTTGTGATGGGGCTGCTGTGTGGCGCCGCGGTAGGCGCGGCCGTTGGGATGCTCCTGGCGCCCAAGGCAGGTGCCGAATTGCGGCAGCAAATTTACGACTCCACAGGGCGGCTTCGCCGGAGCGCGACTGACGGGTACGAAACCGTTTCTCACGCGGTCGACGACCTGGTGGAACGGGGGAAGAAGGCCACGCAGCGTGGCGTGGAGACGTACGAGAACGTGCGACAGACGGCGGTGGACGCCACCAACGCGGCCGCCAAAGCTGTCAACGAACGTATGTAA
- a CDS encoding PRC-barrel domain-containing protein: MLRAVKDLKGYALLATDGPIGHVVDVLVDDRHWAVRYLVVDTGTWLSGRRVLISPMSLGRPDWALQQLPVSLTKDRVEHSPDVDTQKPVSRQHEEEQLSYYGYPVYWEGTGLWGTGAYPGMLAGTSALASQSGASTATAEQDPHLRSCDALVGYQILATDGDLGHVENFLLDDESWAIRYFVVNTSNWWGGHHVLIAPQWVERVSWPDSTVTLDLSREAIKNAPPYDEAKLFERQHEFAMYEHYGRPKYWADEPEDQQ, encoded by the coding sequence ATGCTACGAGCAGTCAAAGATCTCAAAGGCTACGCCCTCCTCGCCACCGACGGCCCCATTGGTCATGTGGTGGACGTGCTGGTTGACGACCGTCATTGGGCCGTCCGATATCTGGTGGTGGATACGGGCACCTGGTTGTCGGGCCGGAGGGTCCTGATCTCCCCCATGTCGCTGGGCCGCCCGGATTGGGCTCTGCAGCAACTCCCCGTGTCGCTGACGAAGGATCGGGTGGAACACAGCCCGGATGTGGATACGCAGAAGCCGGTGTCCCGCCAGCACGAAGAGGAACAACTGAGCTACTACGGGTATCCCGTGTATTGGGAAGGCACCGGCCTGTGGGGAACGGGTGCCTATCCGGGGATGCTGGCGGGCACCTCGGCCCTGGCCAGCCAGTCAGGCGCTTCAACAGCCACCGCCGAGCAGGACCCGCACCTGCGGAGTTGCGACGCCCTTGTCGGATATCAAATTCTCGCCACCGATGGCGACCTCGGCCACGTCGAGAACTTCCTCCTGGACGATGAGTCGTGGGCCATACGGTATTTCGTGGTCAACACGAGCAACTGGTGGGGTGGACATCATGTGCTCATCGCACCCCAGTGGGTGGAACGCGTGAGCTGGCCGGACTCGACGGTGACCCTGGATCTGAGCCGGGAAGCCATCAAGAACGCGCCGCCCTACGACGAAGCCAAGTTGTTCGAGCGCCAACACGAATTCGCGATGTACGAACACTACGGCCGGCCGAAGTACTGGGCGGACGAGCCGGAAGACCAGCAGTAA
- a CDS encoding ABC transporter ATP-binding protein, protein MPNLIETQTLSRAFNGQPAVRALDLEVPEGAVYAFLGPNGAGKSTSIRLILGLIRPDSGTITVFGLPLATERLAVLRRVGSLVEMPSLYPHLTATENLAIPARLLQRRSADISRVLETVGLSSVGRKLVGNFSLGMRQRLGLAQALLGQPELLVLDEPTNGLDPAGIHEVRQLLKSMPSEHGVTVFLSSHLLSEVEQLATHVGILSQGTMVFQGAVADLAARRQSRLRVIVDRPAAAAVLLNARGWSTDRQGEALIAAATAPAAALNRILVEAGFDVHQLVHEEDSLEHMFLGMTQSEVR, encoded by the coding sequence GTGCCGAACCTGATTGAGACGCAGACGCTGTCCAGGGCGTTTAACGGCCAGCCAGCCGTCCGTGCCCTCGACTTGGAAGTGCCCGAAGGCGCCGTGTACGCGTTTCTGGGCCCGAACGGAGCCGGCAAGAGCACGTCCATCCGGCTGATCCTCGGGCTGATTCGGCCCGACAGCGGCACCATCACTGTGTTTGGATTGCCTCTGGCCACCGAGCGTCTGGCCGTGCTTCGGCGCGTGGGGTCGCTCGTGGAGATGCCGTCGCTCTACCCGCACCTGACCGCCACCGAGAACCTGGCCATCCCTGCGCGGCTGCTTCAACGTCGGTCAGCTGATATCTCGCGCGTCCTCGAGACCGTCGGTCTCTCAAGTGTCGGCAGGAAGCTGGTCGGAAATTTTTCCCTCGGCATGAGGCAGCGGCTTGGTTTGGCACAGGCACTGCTCGGGCAACCGGAACTGCTGGTGCTTGATGAGCCCACCAATGGCCTGGACCCGGCCGGCATCCACGAGGTACGCCAACTGTTGAAATCTATGCCGTCCGAACACGGAGTGACCGTGTTCCTCTCGAGCCATCTCCTGAGTGAGGTGGAACAACTGGCCACACACGTGGGCATCCTGTCGCAGGGCACGATGGTGTTTCAGGGCGCTGTCGCCGATCTCGCCGCGCGACGCCAGTCACGCTTGCGCGTTATCGTGGACCGTCCGGCCGCCGCCGCCGTCCTTCTGAATGCGCGCGGCTGGTCCACAGATCGGCAGGGTGAGGCGCTGATCGCCGCAGCCACCGCCCCAGCCGCGGCGCTCAACCGGATTCTCGTTGAAGCCGGGTTCGACGTCCATCAGCTCGTGCACGAGGAAGACTCGCTGGAACACATGTTTCTTGGCATGACGCAATCGGAGGTCCGATGA